One window of Pseudomonas sp. FP198 genomic DNA carries:
- a CDS encoding DUF2934 domain-containing protein, producing MSTDDKRIREFAYQIWESEGKPAGQEKRHWEMARKLAEAEALAPSKPPKAASKTAASKTDGTKPAPAKSAATKTAAKNTTPKAKPAAKPSAATAAVVPPADKAAAKKPRAVRKPPAV from the coding sequence ATGAGTACCGACGATAAACGCATTCGTGAATTTGCCTATCAGATCTGGGAGTCGGAGGGTAAGCCCGCCGGGCAGGAAAAACGTCACTGGGAAATGGCGCGCAAACTGGCTGAAGCCGAGGCACTGGCGCCTAGCAAGCCGCCAAAAGCAGCGAGCAAGACCGCCGCCAGCAAGACTGACGGCACCAAGCCGGCACCCGCCAAGAGTGCTGCAACCAAGACGGCTGCGAAGAACACCACGCCCAAGGCCAAGCCTGCGGCCAAACCCTCCGCGGCGACTGCCGCAGTGGTCCCGCCCGCCGACAAGGCGGCCGCGAAAAAGCCACGAGCGGTGCGCAAACCACCGGCGGTCTGA
- the glgX gene encoding glycogen debranching protein GlgX, translated as MTRPKKTTPPPVIEASRIREGLPFPLGATWDGLGVNFALFSANATKVELCIFDDTGEVELERIELPEYTDEIYHGYLPDAHPGLIYGYRVYGPYDPENGHRFNPNKLLIDPYAKQLVGELKWSEALFGYTIGHPDGDLSFDERDSAPFVPKCKVIDPAHTWGNDHRVSVPWDKTILYETHVRGITMRHPAVPEHLRGTFGGLMVDDVLEHIRKLGVSSVELMPIHAFVNDQHLLHKGMTNYWGYNSIAFFAPDPRYLASGKIAEFKEMVAHMHEANLEVILDVVYNHTAEGNEQGPTLSMRGIDNASYYRLMPDDKRYYINDSGTGNTLDLSHPCVLQMVTDSLRYWATEMHVDGFRFDLATILGRYHDGFDERHSFLVACRQDPVLRQVKLIAEPWDCGPGGYQVGGFPPGWVEWNDKFRDTVRAFWKGDDGQLADFASRMTASGEMFNQRGRRPYASVNFVTAHDGFTLHDLVSYNDKHNEANDENNQDGSNNNLSWNHGVEGPTDDPEINALRHRQMRNFFATLLLAQGTPMIVAGDEFARTQHGNNNAYCQDSEIGWVNWDLSEDGAALLKFVKRLIKLRLTYPILRRGRFLVGNYNEDIGVKDVTWLAPDGNEMTIEHWQDGQNRCLGMLMDGRAQETGIRRKGADATLLLVVNAHHDIVNFRLPEVPEGSFWTCMVDTNQPTVRGQERFEFDAEYSVTGRSLLLFELQREEEE; from the coding sequence ATGACCCGTCCAAAAAAAACCACGCCGCCGCCCGTTATCGAGGCTTCGCGGATTCGTGAAGGGCTGCCGTTTCCGCTTGGCGCGACCTGGGATGGCCTGGGGGTCAATTTCGCGTTGTTCTCAGCCAACGCCACCAAGGTCGAACTGTGTATTTTTGATGACACCGGCGAAGTCGAACTCGAACGCATCGAGTTGCCGGAGTACACCGACGAGATTTACCACGGCTATCTGCCCGATGCCCATCCGGGGCTGATCTACGGCTATCGAGTCTATGGCCCTTACGATCCGGAGAATGGCCACCGCTTCAACCCCAACAAGTTGCTCATCGATCCCTACGCGAAACAGCTGGTGGGAGAACTGAAATGGTCCGAGGCCTTGTTCGGCTACACCATCGGTCACCCCGACGGCGACCTCAGTTTCGATGAACGCGACAGCGCCCCTTTTGTACCCAAGTGCAAGGTCATCGACCCGGCCCACACCTGGGGCAACGACCATCGCGTCAGCGTGCCGTGGGACAAGACCATCCTCTATGAGACCCATGTGCGCGGCATCACCATGCGCCATCCCGCGGTGCCTGAGCACCTGCGTGGCACCTTCGGCGGCCTGATGGTCGACGATGTACTCGAACATATCCGCAAGCTGGGGGTTTCTTCGGTCGAACTGATGCCCATCCATGCCTTTGTCAACGACCAGCACCTGCTGCACAAAGGCATGACCAATTACTGGGGCTACAACAGCATCGCCTTCTTCGCCCCGGACCCGCGTTACCTGGCCAGCGGCAAGATCGCCGAGTTCAAGGAAATGGTCGCGCACATGCACGAGGCCAATCTCGAAGTGATCCTCGACGTGGTCTACAACCACACCGCCGAGGGCAACGAACAGGGTCCGACCCTGTCCATGCGCGGGATCGACAATGCCTCGTACTACCGGCTCATGCCCGACGACAAGCGCTATTACATCAACGACTCGGGCACCGGCAACACCCTCGACCTGAGCCACCCGTGCGTGCTGCAGATGGTCACCGACTCCCTGCGCTACTGGGCCACGGAAATGCACGTCGATGGCTTCCGCTTCGACCTGGCGACTATTCTGGGTCGTTACCATGACGGTTTCGATGAGCGCCACAGCTTCCTCGTCGCCTGTCGCCAGGACCCAGTGCTGCGCCAGGTGAAACTGATCGCCGAACCTTGGGATTGCGGGCCTGGAGGTTACCAGGTCGGAGGGTTCCCGCCGGGCTGGGTCGAATGGAACGACAAATTCCGCGATACCGTGCGCGCCTTCTGGAAAGGCGACGACGGCCAACTCGCCGACTTCGCCAGCCGCATGACCGCTTCGGGCGAAATGTTCAACCAGCGCGGTCGACGCCCTTATGCCTCGGTGAACTTCGTCACCGCCCACGACGGCTTCACCTTGCACGACCTGGTGTCGTACAACGACAAACACAACGAAGCCAACGACGAAAACAACCAGGACGGCAGCAACAACAACCTGTCCTGGAACCATGGCGTCGAAGGTCCGACGGATGATCCCGAGATCAACGCGCTGCGCCATCGGCAGATGCGTAACTTCTTCGCAACGCTGTTGCTCGCCCAAGGCACGCCGATGATCGTCGCGGGCGATGAGTTCGCCCGCACCCAGCATGGCAACAACAATGCCTATTGCCAGGACAGCGAGATCGGCTGGGTCAACTGGGACCTGAGCGAGGATGGCGCGGCGCTGCTCAAGTTCGTCAAGCGCCTGATCAAGCTGCGTCTGACTTACCCGATCCTGCGGCGCGGACGCTTCCTGGTGGGCAATTACAACGAGGACATCGGCGTCAAGGATGTCACCTGGTTGGCCCCGGATGGCAACGAGATGACCATTGAACACTGGCAGGACGGCCAGAACCGCTGCCTGGGCATGCTGATGGACGGGCGCGCCCAGGAAACCGGTATCCGCCGCAAGGGGGCCGACGCGACCTTGTTGCTGGTCGTCAACGCACACCATGACATCGTCAACTTCCGCTTGCCGGAAGTGCCGGAAGGCAGTTTCTGGACGTGCATGGTGGACACCAACCAGCCGACGGTGCGCGGCCAGGAGCGCTTCGAGTTTGATGCCGAATACTCGGTGACCGGCCGCTCGTTGCTGTTGTTCGAGCTGCAACGCGAAGAAGAGGAATAA
- a CDS encoding PIG-L deacetylase family protein yields the protein MKPASRLQGRQHPQIWNSAPQLADIPIISTQTLIPAGSRAVILAPHPGDEVGACGGLLQLLSNLDHPMLLISVTDGSLGHPGSPLWNDERLRTFRPHPQESVDALHRLGVPPNGLQWVRGGFPEKSLAEHEEPLAAFIGHHLRPGDVIFSTWRQDGDSDHDTVGRAGAQAAEVIGAVFNELPVWAWHWPVREQNRIPWHRARKLRLDVWTTARKRHAMHAYSSQLNGEPASGIAPLVPRVILDRMGMPYEIVFI from the coding sequence ATGAAACCCGCCTCCCGCTTGCAAGGCCGGCAGCACCCCCAGATATGGAACAGCGCGCCGCAACTGGCCGACATTCCCATCATCAGTACCCAGACACTCATACCCGCCGGCTCCCGGGCGGTCATCCTTGCCCCGCACCCGGGCGACGAGGTCGGTGCCTGCGGCGGACTGCTCCAGTTGTTGAGCAACCTGGACCATCCCATGCTACTGATCTCCGTCACCGACGGCAGCCTCGGCCACCCGGGTTCGCCATTATGGAACGATGAGCGGCTGCGCACGTTCCGCCCCCACCCCCAGGAAAGCGTCGACGCCCTGCATCGCCTGGGTGTGCCGCCCAACGGCCTGCAATGGGTGCGCGGCGGCTTCCCGGAAAAGAGCCTGGCCGAGCACGAGGAGCCACTGGCTGCGTTCATCGGTCATCATCTTCGTCCCGGTGATGTGATATTCAGCACCTGGCGCCAGGACGGCGACAGCGATCACGACACTGTCGGACGCGCCGGGGCCCAGGCAGCCGAAGTTATCGGTGCGGTGTTCAACGAACTGCCGGTATGGGCGTGGCATTGGCCCGTCCGCGAACAGAACAGGATCCCCTGGCATCGAGCTCGCAAACTGCGTCTGGATGTCTGGACCACCGCTCGCAAGCGCCACGCCATGCATGCTTACTCCAGCCAGCTCAACGGTGAACCGGCCAGCGGTATCGCGCCGCTGGTACCCCGGGTGATTCTTGACCGCATGGGTATGCCGTATGAAATCGTTTTCATCTGA
- a CDS encoding endonuclease/exonuclease/phosphatase family protein has protein sequence MTGDSNWQAEQPAAVDTSAAVHRLRVLTVNTHKGFTALNRRFILPELREAVRSTGADLVFLQEVLGEHDRHASRYDNWPQTSQYEFLADSMWSDFAYGRNAVYPDGHHGNALLSKYPIRQFRNLDVSITGPERRGLLHCVLDVPGHAEVHGICVHLSLLESHRQLQLQLLCKLLDSLPENAPVIIAGDFNDWQLRGNTTLARRRYLHEAFEHHHGRPARTYPARFPLLRLDRIYLRNATSHAPQILGNRPWTHLSDHLPLSVEVHL, from the coding sequence GTGACTGGCGATTCCAACTGGCAGGCCGAGCAACCCGCGGCAGTGGACACATCTGCGGCGGTTCATCGGCTGCGGGTCCTGACGGTCAACACGCATAAGGGGTTTACCGCCCTCAACCGCCGCTTCATCCTGCCCGAACTGCGCGAAGCGGTACGCAGCACGGGGGCCGACCTGGTATTTCTCCAGGAAGTGCTGGGTGAACACGACCGCCACGCGTCACGCTATGACAATTGGCCCCAGACCTCGCAGTACGAGTTCCTCGCCGACAGCATGTGGAGCGATTTCGCCTATGGCCGGAACGCGGTCTACCCCGACGGCCACCATGGCAATGCCCTGCTCTCCAAGTATCCGATTCGCCAGTTCCGCAATCTCGACGTGTCCATCACCGGCCCGGAGCGGCGCGGGTTGCTGCACTGTGTGCTGGACGTGCCAGGGCACGCCGAAGTCCATGGGATCTGCGTTCACCTGAGCCTGCTCGAAAGCCATCGCCAACTGCAGCTTCAATTGCTCTGCAAACTACTCGATTCGCTGCCCGAAAACGCGCCCGTCATCATTGCGGGGGATTTTAATGACTGGCAGCTGCGCGGCAACACCACCCTCGCCCGCCGCCGCTACCTGCACGAAGCCTTCGAACACCACCATGGCCGTCCGGCCAGGACCTATCCGGCGCGTTTTCCCCTGCTGCGCCTGGACCGCATCTATCTGCGCAACGCCACCAGCCATGCTCCGCAGATTCTCGGCAACAGACCTTGGACCCACCTGAGCGACCATTTGCCGCTGTCGGTGGAGGTGCACCTGTAG
- the malQ gene encoding 4-alpha-glucanotransferase: MSDAQLEILAGRAGLAVDWIDANGRAQKVSPAVLRSVLTGLGHPAGTAQEIDASLLQLQEDQQNHRLPPLLTADAGVNVDLSRYFEPATPCEIQLEDGATLNLKLDADATLPGIVPVGYQQVSIQGQHFTLAVAPARCYSVADAVDDPTPRVWGLSAQLYSLRRPGDGGFGDTQALEELARVAGERGADALAISPMHAMFSSDTGRYSPYSPSSRLFLNSLYAAPGTILGERALRTAIDATGLTNQLRSLEEQPLIDWPVAAEAKQRVLRALYEGFSQGEHPLHEDFSSFRHSSGEALENHCRFEALQADRAARGESLDWRQWPQEWRDPRSAALARFAEENADEIGFYAFCQWLIARCLERAQSAAKSSGMGIGLIADLAVGADGAGSQAWSRQDELLASLTVGAPPDILNRSGQGWGISAFSPEGLVRNGFRAFIEMLRANFAHAGGLRIDHIMGLQRLWVIPNDAPPTDGAYLYYPIDDLLRLLALESHRHRAIVLGEDLGTVPEGLREKLAARAILGMRVLLFEQDNTHFKPILDWPDDALATTSTHDLPTLNGWWHGHDIDWNARLDLIDSHTEMDWRRHRQRERDGLRNALNQDPQNFREEHRETDQVLDASVRFLGHTRAPLVLLPLEDALGIDEQANLPGTTDTHPNWRRRLALESRALLDDPDAARRLEILACARLQANERDR, translated from the coding sequence ATGAGCGATGCGCAACTGGAAATCCTCGCTGGCCGAGCGGGCCTGGCGGTGGACTGGATCGATGCCAATGGCCGTGCCCAGAAAGTTTCACCCGCGGTGTTGCGCTCGGTCCTCACCGGCCTGGGGCATCCCGCCGGCACTGCCCAGGAAATCGACGCCAGCCTGTTGCAGTTGCAGGAAGACCAACAGAACCATCGCTTGCCGCCGCTGCTTACCGCAGACGCAGGCGTGAATGTCGATCTGAGCCGCTATTTCGAACCCGCGACCCCGTGCGAGATCCAGCTTGAAGATGGCGCGACGCTGAATCTGAAACTTGACGCCGACGCGACGCTCCCGGGGATCGTCCCGGTGGGCTATCAGCAGGTCAGTATTCAGGGCCAGCACTTCACCCTGGCGGTGGCGCCCGCCCGTTGCTACAGCGTGGCGGATGCGGTGGACGACCCGACCCCCAGGGTCTGGGGCCTGAGCGCGCAACTCTATTCCCTGCGCCGCCCCGGCGATGGCGGCTTCGGCGACACCCAGGCCCTGGAAGAACTGGCCCGGGTGGCCGGCGAACGGGGTGCCGACGCCCTGGCCATCAGCCCGATGCATGCCATGTTCAGCAGCGATACCGGGCGCTACAGCCCTTATTCGCCCTCCAGCCGGCTTTTTCTCAACAGCCTGTACGCCGCGCCCGGCACCATCCTCGGCGAGCGTGCGTTGCGCACGGCCATCGACGCCACCGGCTTGACCAACCAATTGCGCAGCCTCGAAGAGCAGCCGCTGATCGACTGGCCGGTGGCTGCCGAGGCCAAGCAGCGGGTGTTGCGTGCCCTGTACGAAGGATTCAGCCAGGGCGAACATCCGCTGCATGAGGATTTCAGCAGTTTCCGCCACAGCAGCGGCGAGGCCCTGGAAAACCATTGCCGCTTCGAAGCCCTCCAGGCCGATCGCGCCGCTCGGGGCGAAAGCCTCGACTGGCGCCAGTGGCCGCAGGAATGGCGCGATCCGCGCAGCGCCGCGCTGGCCCGTTTCGCCGAGGAGAACGCAGATGAAATCGGCTTCTACGCCTTCTGCCAATGGTTGATCGCCCGCTGCCTGGAGCGCGCCCAGAGCGCGGCGAAGTCCAGTGGCATGGGCATCGGCCTGATCGCCGATCTCGCCGTGGGCGCTGACGGCGCCGGCAGTCAGGCGTGGAGCCGCCAGGATGAATTGCTCGCCTCGCTCACCGTCGGCGCACCGCCGGACATCCTCAACCGCTCGGGCCAGGGCTGGGGTATCTCGGCGTTCTCGCCAGAGGGGCTCGTACGCAACGGTTTCCGCGCGTTCATAGAAATGTTGCGGGCCAATTTCGCCCACGCCGGCGGCTTGCGCATCGATCACATCATGGGCCTGCAACGATTGTGGGTGATCCCCAACGACGCCCCGCCCACCGATGGCGCCTACCTCTATTACCCGATCGATGATCTGCTGCGGCTGTTGGCCCTGGAATCCCATCGCCACCGGGCCATCGTGCTCGGCGAGGACCTTGGCACCGTGCCCGAAGGCCTGCGGGAAAAACTCGCCGCCCGCGCCATCCTCGGCATGCGCGTGCTGTTGTTCGAACAGGACAATACCCACTTCAAGCCGATCCTCGATTGGCCGGACGACGCCCTGGCCACCACCAGTACCCATGACCTGCCGACGCTGAACGGTTGGTGGCACGGTCACGACATCGACTGGAACGCCCGGCTGGACCTGATCGACTCCCACACCGAGATGGACTGGCGCCGGCACCGCCAACGCGAGCGTGACGGGTTACGCAATGCATTGAACCAGGACCCGCAGAATTTTCGCGAAGAACACCGCGAAACCGACCAGGTGCTGGACGCCAGCGTGCGCTTCCTCGGCCATACCCGCGCGCCGCTGGTGCTGCTGCCCCTGGAGGATGCCCTGGGTATCGACGAACAGGCCAACCTGCCCGGCACCACCGACACTCACCCCAACTGGCGGCGGCGCCTGGCTTTGGAAAGCCGCGCGCTGCTGGATGACCCGGACGCCGCACGGCGTCTGGAAATACTCGCCTGCGCGAGACTTCAGGCGAACGAGCGTGACCGATGA
- a CDS encoding malto-oligosyltrehalose synthase — MNQTLTQPLQATLRLQFHKGFTLDDAVAQVPYFAALGISHIYASPLLKARAGSMHGYDVVDPTQVNPELGGEAALKRLVATLREHRMGLILDIVSNHMAVGGNDNPWWLDLLEWGRLSPYGEFFDIQWHSPDPLMEGQLLLPFLGSDYGVALQEGTLKLRFDSAQGSFHVEHYEHHFPICPMQYGELLKPADALEPEQVDALKALAERFTTLNYQTDAHSLARPLQQELRDLATQSAILSAIEDNLRSYDSTEPAGFERLHQLLERQSYRLASWRTAADDINWRRFFDVNELGGLRVERPAVFEATHAKIFELIAAGLVDGLRIDHIDGLADPRGYCRKLRRRVDSLSPSRHLPIFVEKILGDGETLRRDWNIDGSTGYEFMNQISLLQHDPAGAEPLAEFWSRHSERPAHFIEEARLARQQILNGSLAGDFESVAQALLQVARDDVMTRDLTLGAIRRALQELIVHFPVYRTYINPLGRSAEDEVFFQKALEGARQTLSEADWPVLDCLADWLGGMPWRRRPRGSERKRLRHACVRFQQLTSPAAAKAVEDTALYRSAMLLSRNDVGYNTERFSAPAEEFHDACRERLEHFPDNLVTTATHDHKRGEDTRARLAVISERPDWYTACVEQWRILSPSLHSDPAAPSAGDELILYQALLGSWPLDLDLQDPKALADYSERLWQWQRKALREAKLQSSWAAVNDAYEQATQMFLERLLLCDEGLPLRSAIAEAVQAIAPAGALNSLAQTLLRMTVPGVPDLYQGNEFWDFSLVDPDNRRPVDFNARREAVQGDSSPATLVRDWRDGRVKQALIARTLALRAEYPQLFRQGSYQPLPVLGEHAGRVLAFMREYQQQRAIVVVPVHAARLLENGALPHVAASDWGDTRVSLPFAAEDGKLKGLFASAAVTPQRELMVSAALGDFPVNVFIES, encoded by the coding sequence ATGAACCAGACACTGACCCAACCGCTGCAGGCCACCTTGCGCCTGCAATTTCATAAAGGCTTCACCCTCGACGATGCCGTAGCGCAAGTGCCGTATTTCGCAGCGCTGGGCATCAGCCACATCTATGCGTCTCCCCTGCTCAAGGCCCGAGCCGGGTCCATGCACGGCTACGACGTGGTCGATCCGACCCAGGTCAACCCGGAGCTGGGCGGAGAGGCTGCGCTCAAGCGCCTGGTCGCCACCTTGCGCGAGCACCGTATGGGCTTGATTCTCGACATCGTGTCCAACCATATGGCCGTTGGCGGCAACGACAACCCCTGGTGGCTGGACCTGCTGGAGTGGGGACGCTTGAGCCCCTATGGCGAATTCTTCGACATCCAGTGGCATTCCCCCGACCCGCTGATGGAAGGCCAGTTGCTGCTGCCATTCCTGGGCAGCGACTACGGTGTGGCGTTGCAGGAAGGCACGTTGAAACTGCGTTTTGATTCCGCCCAAGGCAGCTTCCATGTCGAGCATTACGAGCACCACTTCCCTATCTGCCCGATGCAATACGGTGAGCTGCTCAAGCCTGCGGACGCTCTGGAGCCCGAGCAGGTCGACGCGCTCAAAGCGCTGGCCGAGCGCTTCACCACGCTGAACTACCAGACCGACGCCCACTCCCTCGCCCGCCCGCTCCAGCAAGAGCTGCGCGATCTCGCCACGCAATCGGCCATTCTCAGCGCCATCGAAGACAACCTGCGCAGCTACGATTCGACCGAGCCTGCAGGTTTCGAGCGCCTGCACCAACTGCTGGAGCGCCAAAGCTACCGGCTCGCCAGCTGGCGCACGGCGGCGGACGATATCAACTGGCGACGCTTCTTTGATGTCAACGAACTGGGCGGCCTGCGGGTCGAGCGGCCGGCGGTGTTCGAGGCGACCCACGCCAAGATCTTCGAGCTGATCGCCGCGGGACTGGTGGACGGCCTGCGGATCGACCACATCGACGGCCTGGCCGACCCTCGCGGTTACTGCCGCAAGCTGCGCCGTCGCGTCGACTCGCTCTCCCCTTCGCGACACCTGCCGATTTTTGTCGAGAAAATCCTCGGCGACGGCGAAACCCTGCGCCGCGACTGGAACATCGATGGCAGCACCGGTTACGAGTTCATGAACCAGATTTCGCTGTTGCAACACGACCCGGCCGGCGCCGAGCCCCTCGCCGAGTTCTGGAGCCGGCACAGCGAGCGCCCGGCGCACTTCATCGAAGAGGCCCGCCTGGCCCGCCAGCAGATCCTCAACGGCTCTCTTGCCGGAGATTTCGAAAGCGTCGCACAGGCGCTGTTGCAAGTCGCCCGGGACGACGTGATGACCCGCGATCTGACCTTGGGCGCGATTCGTCGGGCGTTGCAGGAGTTGATCGTGCACTTCCCGGTGTATCGCACGTACATCAACCCGCTGGGACGCTCCGCCGAGGACGAGGTGTTTTTCCAGAAAGCGCTGGAAGGCGCCCGGCAAACCCTGAGCGAAGCCGATTGGCCAGTGCTCGACTGCCTGGCCGACTGGCTCGGTGGCATGCCGTGGCGCAGGCGACCTCGGGGCAGCGAGCGCAAACGGCTGCGCCACGCCTGCGTACGCTTCCAGCAACTGACATCGCCGGCAGCGGCCAAGGCTGTCGAGGACACTGCACTGTATCGCTCGGCGATGCTGCTTTCGCGCAATGACGTGGGCTACAACACCGAGCGCTTCAGTGCCCCGGCCGAGGAATTCCACGACGCCTGTCGGGAACGGCTCGAACACTTCCCAGACAACCTCGTCACCACCGCGACCCACGACCACAAGCGCGGCGAAGACACCCGAGCCCGGCTCGCAGTGATCAGCGAACGCCCGGACTGGTACACCGCCTGCGTGGAGCAATGGCGCATTCTCTCGCCGTCGCTGCACAGCGACCCGGCGGCCCCATCGGCCGGTGATGAACTGATCCTCTACCAGGCCCTGCTCGGAAGTTGGCCGCTGGACCTCGACCTACAGGACCCCAAAGCCCTGGCCGACTACAGCGAACGCTTGTGGCAATGGCAACGCAAGGCCCTGCGCGAAGCCAAGCTGCAAAGCAGCTGGGCGGCGGTCAACGATGCCTATGAGCAAGCCACCCAGATGTTCCTTGAACGGTTGCTGCTGTGCGACGAGGGCCTGCCGTTGCGCAGCGCCATCGCCGAGGCGGTCCAGGCCATCGCTCCGGCGGGCGCCCTCAACAGTCTGGCGCAAACCTTGCTGCGCATGACCGTACCCGGCGTCCCGGACCTGTACCAGGGCAACGAGTTCTGGGATTTCAGCCTGGTCGATCCGGACAACCGTCGCCCGGTGGACTTTAATGCTCGCCGGGAGGCGGTACAGGGCGACAGCTCACCGGCGACGCTGGTACGCGACTGGCGCGACGGTCGGGTCAAGCAGGCACTGATAGCGCGGACGCTGGCCTTGCGCGCCGAATACCCGCAGCTGTTTCGCCAAGGCAGCTATCAACCGCTGCCGGTGCTCGGCGAACACGCCGGCCGGGTGCTGGCGTTCATGCGTGAATACCAGCAGCAGCGGGCGATTGTGGTGGTCCCGGTGCACGCGGCCCGCCTGCTGGAAAACGGTGCCTTGCCCCACGTGGCTGCATCGGACTGGGGCGATACCCGGGTGTCGTTACCGTTCGCCGCCGAGGATGGAAAACTGAAGGGACTTTTTGCAAGCGCAGCAGTCACACCCCAAAGGGAGCTGATGGTCAGCGCCGCGCTGGGGGATTTCCCGGTCAATGTCTTTATTGAATCTTGA
- a CDS encoding nucleoid-structuring protein H-NS, giving the protein MPHHSAPRLGSVCPHSGIAPWARREGPSLAQRGYPGIHAGMPTAQCLRSANVVNGAFKIKIKIKIKIKIKV; this is encoded by the coding sequence TTGCCCCACCACTCGGCACCTCGCCTAGGCTCGGTGTGCCCTCACTCCGGCATTGCTCCGTGGGCCCGCCGCGAAGGGCCGTCCCTGGCCCAGCGCGGCTATCCCGGCATCCATGCCGGGATGCCCACTGCGCAATGCCTGCGTTCGGCCAACGTGGTTAACGGGGCGTTCAAGATCAAGATCAAGATCAAGATCAAGATCAAGATCAAGGTCTAA